CTTCGTTCTGTGAGAAAACCGTCGCAGCTATCCGCCCTTTCACCGGGATATCGATGACGGCAGACCCTCCCGGAGCCAGCGCCATGCCTCTGTCCGGTGCTCCGTTCCGAAGAAACGGACGTCGGCCCCGGGAAAGAGGAAGAAATGGTCGACGTTTACCAGGCGCTTCACCCAGTCTTCATCACCAACGATGGCTTCCCGCTCAACGTACAGGATCCGCTCCCGCTCCCGGATATCATCGTCCATCGCACCGAAGTCCTCGCTCTGCATATCGGAGATATCAACGAGCACGCGGATCGTTCCGAACGTCTTGACAGCCCGCCGCAGGGCGGGAATAAACGATCCCATGTAGTCATCATCGGTAATCTCCCCGGAAAATTGGAATCCAAGCACATTGCCGGAGCTTTCAGATAGTTCCTCAATCACGCATCGTCACCTCAATCCCGTGCGAGGGTACCCGCACGCCTGGCACGGACGGGTCCCCCACCGGGAAGTGCCGTCCCCGTGGTGAGCATGGGAACGGGCGGATAAATACCTTGTCGCCCGCGGACGGTAGTGTCTGCGGACGGGGGGCCCGGGCGGCACGATTCCGGTGCTGCAATTGTTTATCATTAGAGATAACCAATAAGGCGAATAATTAAATACTTTTTAGGATGAGGTATTGCTAATGAACATTCTCGTCTTTATGGCGACGCTGCTCTTCGGGTTCGCCCTCGGGTTTTTCCTCTACGAGGTGAAGCGCTACAAGGTGGGGGGCGTTATTGCCATTCCCCTCCTCGTGATTTACACCCTGCAGGACGTGGCAATTCTCCCGGTTTTCATCGTATCGGCACTTGTCTGCCTCTTCGTGATGCAGGCCGTGGCGGAAAAAACCCTCCTCTACGGGAGGAGGCTCCTCTACGGATACCTTGGAGTATCGATCCTTGCCTCGGGCGCCATCATCGAACTCGTCTCGTTTGTTTACGCTCTCCACCTCGAGGAGATCATCATCTTCACGATATTCCCGGGGATTATCGCGTACAATATTGCAAAAGAAAGCTATACCGTCGAAAGCGGATTCCAGAGCGCCGGAATGCTGGCTCTCAACTTTGCGGCGGTGTACCTGTTCGCCGTGGGGCTGTCGGCGATCGTCTGAGGGAGAACCATGAAGGCATTCATTCCAGAGATCCACCGGTCCGGAGACATCCGGGCGTTTGAAGAAAAGATCAGCCGGATTTCCATGCGTGTACTTGTGGAGGGGACCCGGGGGAAATCCTCGACGGTGATGCTGCTCGAAGAGATGATCCGGGGTACCGGAGCCCGGACCCTTGCAAAGATCACCGGCGAATCCCCGCAAATCATTCATAACGGCGAGCATATCGACATCTTCCGGGAGCGGGACAATATACTGCTCGATTACGACAACATTCCCTCGGTCATCAGTCACGATGTCGACGCGATTATTTTTGAAAACCAGGCCATTACGCCCTACACCATGCGGTATATCCATCACATTCTTCGCCCCCGCCATATCATCATCCCGAATATCAGGATAGACCATACGGAGGGGCTCGGAAACGATCTTGCCGAGATGACGGAAAATTTCGCACGAAACTGGCTGGTCACCGACGAGCTGAAACACGTCTACTACAGCGAACCGATCCCGAAAGTCCATGATCTCGTCTTCCCGATCCTCCGTGATTTCGCCGGGCAGCACCCCCGCCACGTGGTGCTCCACGACGTTTCGATCCCTCCGGAGTACCGGGAGATTCCGGGCATCGAAAACTTCTGCAATGCGGCCGCTTTTATGCAGAGCACCTTCGGCATACATGAGAACCCGGCACCGTTTCTCCGCAGGATCACGGAGAAACTCAAGGTGAAGGTGAACTGCCGTTCGGTCCGGTACGTCAACGCGGCAAAGATCAACGACCCCATCTCCCTCATTCACATGCTCAGGTACCTCCTCCGGCAAACCCCGGAGCAGGTCGCTCTCGTGGCGTACTTTCGCAAGGATCGCGTAGGAAGGAGCGATATATTCGAGGACTTCTTCGGTGAAATCGATGAGAAGTTCGGGGACCGGATCGAACGCATCTGGTTTGCCGGATTCGGAACCGGGCACGTCTTTAAGCACTTGCCGCCCCGCCTCCGGGAGAAGACGGCCATCAACACGGATAGTGATGACATCGAAACGATTATCGCCACGGCAGAGGCCGACAACCTCATCGTGATCCCCATCATCAACCGGGTCAACCCTTTCATGGACCGGCTGTATGCGTGGCTGGAGGACCCGGAGAAGGCAGGCACCAGAACCCGGTACGCCTTCAGCGCGGTTTCGGGCCTCAGGGAGCTCCCTGCATCGGCATGCCCGGAACAACCGCCCGCCGACATGATGTTTCTGACGGCCCGTGACAAGAACTTCTGAGATACGGGCGGGACGGGCCCGGTCAGGGAGTTTGAAGGGATGCGGGCCTCTTTCTCCCCCCATCTCCCCTATCTGCAGTATTCACCCTTGAAGAACCAGTTCCGGTAGACGATCGGCGTGATGACGGTGGTCAGAAGGCTCATCAGGACGATCGCGATAAAGATTCCCTGGCCAATAAGCCCCTTGTTGAGCCCAATAAGCGCGACGATCATCGCCACCTCGCCCCTCGGGGCCATACCAAATCCAACGATCAGAGAATCTTCGCGGCACATCCCCATAATCCGGGCAGGAAGGCCGCACCCTATCACCTTGGTGATGATGGCAACCACGGTCAGTGCTATGAGAAAGTAAAAAATCTCCGGAGTGAGCGCACGAAAATCCGCAAGAATACCGAGCGAGACGAAGAAGATCGACGCGAAGATGATCTGGAGGTATTCGGCGCCTTCCTTGACGTCCTTGCTGTTCCGGAGCCCAATCCCCTCGAAAGCGACCCCGGCGATGAATGCCCCGACAATCCCCGACAGACCCATCAGGTCTGCGAACATGGCATAGAGAAACGCGATCATCATGGCGAAGATAAAGACGAACTCAGGATATAACTGCGCCAGACGTGAAGCATCCATCCGCTCGATGAGATGGCTCACGGCAAAGAGCCCGATGGCACCGCCGATGACGATGAAAGCGAGGGCTTTGGCAAGAACAAACGATATCGAGACTGCCGAGATGCTCCCGCTGACCAGGTCTTCGGTGAGGGAGAGCGCAAGCAGTGAAAGGATGTCGTCGATGATGGCCACGCCGATGATCGCTCTCGCAGCTTCGGTCTGGAGCATGCCGATCTCTCTGAGGACATTGGCGGTGATGGCAACACTGGTCGCGGTGAGCGCTGTGCCGACGAAGACCGCGCTTGCGAGGTCGAATCCGAAGAGGAGGGCTGTGAAGTAGCCGCCAATCCAGGGTATGACGACGCCGATTAAACCAATGACACCGTAGCGTATTTTGAGGATATCCTTGATATTGAATTCGAAACCGATGACAAAGAGAAGGATAATCGCTCCCAGGTGAGCCAGGCTCCGGACGAAGTCCGTGTAGGTGATCAGGCTGAGCATGCTCGGTCCGACCAGTATCCCCACGAGAATGGCCCCTATCACTGCCGACTGGTTGATCCGGGATGCCAGAAGGTAGCCGGCAAGTGCGAGGAAGAGGAGCAGACTCATCTGGAACTCGATAGAGAATGCTATGCTCTCCATACAAAAAGTACAGTTGTCTGGCCTTAAATAATTCATGCATCAGGCTCTTAATTCTCATCAGTATGGGGCTGTTTTGCCGGAATTTACCTGCGAAACTCCGCAGGGAGATGAGAACCGCGGGAAGGCGGCCTGCGGAAAATTATTGAAAATCCCTCTACAAAGTGCCTGAAAAAAAGTGCAACATAAGGACTCACCAGAACGATTCCGGATCGGTTACAGATACCCCGGCCCTCCCCTCCTCCCGGTGATTTCCTGCGACTGTGGGGGGTCATGATCTGGCGCAGCGGATGCAGACAGACAAGGGTGTGCCACCTGTTATAGAAGTCGGGTGAGTCCCGCCGCTGGTGCACGGCGCCGGAGGGGTGCTAAAAAGCTCGCGCAGGTCGATGAGCGGAAAGACCGGCGGGGCGGGCCCGGTGATCATGCTCCGAAGCGATGCAACAGGAAAAGGCATTTGAATCTTCGTGCCTCACCCAAATATCACGGGAAATCGCTATGAACGAAACCGCGACAACCACTCAGGCAGCCAGCCCCCTCACTCTTCAGGCCCTCGGGTGGGACGAGGCATGCGACGAGACATTCGCCCGGTATTCGGGCCCGTATAGTGCCGGGCGGGTGTCGAGCAGGCACCGGACGGCCTTCGACGTGCTTCTCGCCGGGGGTCCGGCGAGAATGGGCATCTCCGGGGCACTCCGCCGCACGGGCCGGGCGCCTGCGGTCGGCGATTTCGTCGTGATTCTCGACCGGCCGGAGGAGGGCATTCGTATGATCGTGGATATCCTGCCGAGACGCACCACCTTCTCCCGCGGGGCACCGGGAGAGGGCGGCGACGAACAGGTGATTGCCGCGAACATCGACACCGTTTTTATCGTGACGGCCGCAGGCGCCGACTTCAACCTGCGCAGACTCGAACGGTACCTTGCGGTCGTCCATGCATCCGGGGCGAAACCGGTGATCGTGATCAACAAGGCCGACCTCGCAGATGACCCCGAAGACCTCGTTATGCGGGCCTCCGCGGTTGCGGGGAACGTACCGGTCGTCGCGGTCAGTGCGCTCCGGGAGGGCGGCCTTTCCGGGCTGGACGAATTTTTGCAGCCGGGGACGACCATTGCCCTTATCGGTTCTTCGGGGGTGGGCAAATCCACCATCATCAACGGGCTCATGGCAGGAGCAGTGCAGGAGACGGGGCACGTCCGCGAGTGGGATGGAAAGGGCCGGCACACTACGAGCGTGCGCCAGCTCTTCGTGCTCCCCGGCGGAGCGATGCTCATCGACAACCCCGGCCTCCGGGAGATCCGGCTCGGCACTGCCGGACCGGGTCTGGGTGACACCTTCCCGGACGTGCTCGAGCTCGCCAGAGGGTGCCGGTATCCCGACTGCCGCCACGGAAACGAGCCCGGCTGTGCGGTCAGGGAGGCAGTCTGCGAAGGCCTTCTCCCGGAGGAGCGGCTCATGAGCTACCGGCGGCTGGCACAGGAAGCCGCATTCCAGGCCGAAAAGGCCGATATCGGGCTGAAACGCCTTGAGAAGAAGCGGTGGAAGGGGCTCAGCAAAGCGGCCCAGCGATATCGTAAGGATCAGACGTGGTGAGAGGCCCGTACACGCGGGGATCGTTTATTTCCGGGAAATTCTGCCCGGTTCCGGGCGGGTACATCCTCGTTTCGTCAACTTGCCTCGGCGGAACGCGTGATGATTATGGCTATGATGGCCGGGATATGACTCCCGGCACGTTTGAGATTGTCGGATACACCTCATCCCCGGCGCATTCCGGGGAATTCTCGGCTGCAATGCCCGGGTCCTGCGGCGGCGGGCCTGAACAGCCACACTTTTTTCCGTGACGAACGGCCGGGGACCCTCCGCCCCGTGAACGGGCGGGGGTGCCGGATTTCACTGGATAGCAGTAATGAGAAATAGTTTATTTCTTCGATAATTCACAATATTTATCCATTTATCCTCCCCACAATCACTCACGGGATCGGTGTCTCGGGAGCGTATCCGGTCACACAGGCGGATTGATTGATATGAAACAGATTCGGGCGGGGAGTGCTCTTCTCCTGATCGCATGCTGCTGTGCTGCGATGCTTCTGGCAGGCTGTTCTGCCCCCTCATCGGAGAAGAGCGTCCTGAATGTTGTCCCGGCAGGCAGCCTCCTCGGTCCGTTCGAGGTAATAGAGCAGGAATACGAAGCATTGCACCCCGATGTCGACGTCCGTATCGAGGGGCACGGCAGCATTCAGGCCATCCGGCAGGTGACAGACCTGCACCGCCGGGTGGATGTGGTGGCGGTTGCGGACGAGTCGCTGATTCCCGAGATGATGTCGCTCCCCGTGGCGGACGGAGAAGGGCGGTACGCGGAATGGTACATCCCCTTTGCGATGAACCGCATGGTCATCGCCTATACGAACGCAAGCCGGTATGCCGGCGAGATTACCGCCGAAAACTGGTACGACATTCTTGCCCGTCCCGGTGTCCGTTTCGGCTTTTCGAATCCGGTGCTCGATGCGGCAGGCTACCGGGCGCAGATGGTGATGATGCTCGCTGAAGAGTATTACGGGTTGCCGGGGCTGTACCATGCCACTATTGCCGATCATCTCGGGAATCCGGTACCGGTTGTCCGTGACGGATCGGTGGCAACGGCACTCCTTCCCGAATTTTTAGAGCCTGAAGCGGAAAAAATCGTGATTCGGGACGGAAGCATATTTTTATTATCCCTGCTCGATGCCGGCGGTATTGATTACGCGTTCGAGTACCGGAGCGTTGCCCGGCAGCACGGGCTGCAGTGGATCGACCTCCCGCCCGAGATAGATCTGGGATCGCCGGAGCTGGCCCCCCGGTACGCCACCGTCGCAGTCCGGCTTTCGTTCCAGCGGTTTTCATCCATCGGCAGTCTCCGGACCGGCCGGCCGATAGTCTATGCCATCACCATACCTACGACGGCTGAAAACCCGGAGGGTGCCGCCGATTTCATCAATTTTACGCTCGAACGGTTTGCCGGGGGGAGAACGTCGTGGCCGACACCCCTTTCCCCGGAAGCGGTCATCGCGGTACCTGTAGCCTGAAGGATACCGGCCACGTGCGTATCAGGAGCTGTCAGGCCGACACCGGCGGACCCGATAGAAAGTCCGGTGGAAAATCTCTCTTTTTCCTTTTTTCTTCTTTGGCGTGGCGGGGAGGTATTGGACGAGCCGTGCCCCGGATACCTGTTTACCCCAGTGATTATCACCAGACATTATCCCATTATTACATCAAATATGATTTACGGATTGATAATCAAATAATTTTAACTTATGAATGATATAAATGGAAATTATTTTACCAAATGGGGGGTTAAGGTAACCATAACCCGATAGAACCCGACTGTCGTACTGGAGGGGGACGGCTGGTGTGTGGAGCAACCGCCCGGCAGTTCTGCGGGAGGAGAATTCGATGAATGCAATGCGTGTATTTCTGATGGTACTGTGTCTCGTGGTGGCATGCGTCGGCGCGGCGGCGGCTGCCCCGACGACCACGGTCACGATTACCAAACTTGCCAGTGACGGCGTGACCGTCATTGATGAAACAACGGTTGACTATGTATGGCTCGAAGCCAATCTGCCGGTGATGGGTGACGGGACAACCCATTACTACCACCAGGGCCCGGTCTTTTTGGATGATCCTGACCCGGCGACTGAGGAAATGCTCCGGTGGAACCCGGCGGAAGACACGAATGTCCTGACAAAGGACATGGGGGCCGTCAAGGGCACGAACGTAAAAGATCTCTGCGATCTGGTCGGGGGTATGAACGCTGGCGAGGAAGTGCTGGTCAAGGCCTCCGATGGCCTCTCCAAGACGTTTGCCTACGAAAACGTGTACGGTTACTCCTCCCGGGAAGGCCCGATGGTGCTTACCTGGTACATCGATGGCCTCTCCACGTACCCCTCGGGATCGTATCCCGACACCGGCTACTCTGACGGCATGCGGTTGGTCTGGTTCGCCGACGACGCAACAAA
This sequence is a window from Methanoculleus sp. SDB. Protein-coding genes within it:
- a CDS encoding sodium:proton exchanger, whose product is MESIAFSIEFQMSLLLFLALAGYLLASRINQSAVIGAILVGILVGPSMLSLITYTDFVRSLAHLGAIILLFVIGFEFNIKDILKIRYGVIGLIGVVIPWIGGYFTALLFGFDLASAVFVGTALTATSVAITANVLREIGMLQTEAARAIIGVAIIDDILSLLALSLTEDLVSGSISAVSISFVLAKALAFIVIGGAIGLFAVSHLIERMDASRLAQLYPEFVFIFAMMIAFLYAMFADLMGLSGIVGAFIAGVAFEGIGLRNSKDVKEGAEYLQIIFASIFFVSLGILADFRALTPEIFYFLIALTVVAIITKVIGCGLPARIMGMCREDSLIVGFGMAPRGEVAMIVALIGLNKGLIGQGIFIAIVLMSLLTTVITPIVYRNWFFKGEYCR
- a CDS encoding ribosome biogenesis GTPase RsgA → MNETATTTQAASPLTLQALGWDEACDETFARYSGPYSAGRVSSRHRTAFDVLLAGGPARMGISGALRRTGRAPAVGDFVVILDRPEEGIRMIVDILPRRTTFSRGAPGEGGDEQVIAANIDTVFIVTAAGADFNLRRLERYLAVVHASGAKPVIVINKADLADDPEDLVMRASAVAGNVPVVAVSALREGGLSGLDEFLQPGTTIALIGSSGVGKSTIINGLMAGAVQETGHVREWDGKGRHTTSVRQLFVLPGGAMLIDNPGLREIRLGTAGPGLGDTFPDVLELARGCRYPDCRHGNEPGCAVREAVCEGLLPEERLMSYRRLAQEAAFQAEKADIGLKRLEKKRWKGLSKAAQRYRKDQTW
- a CDS encoding tungstate ABC transporter substrate-binding protein WtpA; the protein is MKQIRAGSALLLIACCCAAMLLAGCSAPSSEKSVLNVVPAGSLLGPFEVIEQEYEALHPDVDVRIEGHGSIQAIRQVTDLHRRVDVVAVADESLIPEMMSLPVADGEGRYAEWYIPFAMNRMVIAYTNASRYAGEITAENWYDILARPGVRFGFSNPVLDAAGYRAQMVMMLAEEYYGLPGLYHATIADHLGNPVPVVRDGSVATALLPEFLEPEAEKIVIRDGSIFLLSLLDAGGIDYAFEYRSVARQHGLQWIDLPPEIDLGSPELAPRYATVAVRLSFQRFSSIGSLRTGRPIVYAITIPTTAENPEGAADFINFTLERFAGGRTSWPTPLSPEAVIAVPVA